A segment of the Rhodopirellula bahusiensis genome:
GACGCAGTTCCGGTCCCGGTAGACTTCTCGTTTCCATCGGTCTTGGTGTGAGTGAGCATCCCTTTGGTGTCGCTGTACTTGTAGTCGAAGCTTTCGCCATTGTATTCAGACGAATTCTCTGCAAGCGTTACCGTGGATGTTTCGTCGTACTTATTGGTTGACACCGTGTTCGGCGTGATACCTGACACCAGGACAGATGAGGTAAATGTTGACGCGGTAAAAGTGCCCGACTGGTTGAGAATTGCCTCGGATTTGCCATCCTGCGTTTGATCGATATGGCTTTTGGTGTGCCCATAGTCTGCAACATCCATGGTCGTATTGCGTTTTGAGTTGTCGACGACCTTTCCGCCTTCGTTGTAGCTTTCAACCTCCTTCGAGTACGAAGTGTTGTCGCGATAGCCTTCGACGTGACTCGTCGACCACTGTTTGTATTTGACGTCGGTCAGGTCGCGGTTGGACTTCGATTTGTAGGTGACCGTCTCTTTGAATTGTGGCGTGCTAGATCCGTCTATTGTTGCGACGGTGTATCGGATCTTGGTTCCGTTCCCCGAGTCCTTTGTCTTGTCGCTGTATTTGCCTGATTCGTTGCGTTTTGACTTGGCGTATGTTTCAGTCGTGCTGTCAGCGAACAACTCGTAAGTGCTTTCGGTGTGGAAATCGTACTTTCCGTCACTGCTACGGACGCTCTTCGAATCCGCTTTGGAATTGTTCGTCCGAGTCCAACCGCCGGTCGTCGATGCTTCGCTAACTTCCTGATGACGTTTTGTTGTGACGGTTTCTTTCGATGTGCCTTCTCCATCACTCTCTGATGTCTCGTACGCGGTATGAACTCCGTTCAAGACTAAGTCATGGGTCGTTGCTTTGGATTTCGAAGAGTCTTTGCCTTCGAGGTGCTTCACTTCCGACGCAGTGGACCATGTGAGCCCGTGACTGGTGGGGGTTACCGTCTTCGACTTCATTGTGTTGTCGTAGACATAAGTCGAGTCGTTCTTGTCCTTTGACTTCGAATCTGATTGGCTCGTTGAACTTGTTGCTCCAGAAACGTTAGTTTGTTCCTGTTCGAGGCTGTATGTCCAAAGAGAACCAGTCGAGGCAGTAAGGGTGTGGTTTTTGCCTGACTGCGTCACAACCGTTCCCGAGAACGTTTGCGGAGTTCCCTTTGTCGCGTCGATGTCGTATCCGGGAGCTTGGCGAGCGTCGGTCGACTTGCTGGTGACAGTGATGTCAGAGTTAGATTTGGTCAGGCCGTCGTCGGTCGACTCAGACTTGGAAAATGAGTCGGTCGTCTTGTTAGCGTAAAGATTAGTCTCGGCAATCGAGAAGAGCTCATAGGTGCCGTCGAAATCGCTGTGTCCTTTCGACTCCGTTTTTTGCCACGTTTTCAAATTCGTTGTACCGCGATTGATGTCGGTGACTGTGCCTTCATCGTCCCTGGACCATTTACGGTCTCCCTTTTCCGAATTGTCGAAATAGGAGTGGGCGGTCTTGGTTGTCGTTGCTCCTACTGTCTTGCTGGTTTGAGAATCGGATGCATTGGTGATGAATTTCCCATCGCGATCATCGACAAAGTTTGACTTTGAATGCGTTTCGCGAGTGACTCCAGGGCTTAGGACTTCGGTCCCGTCAATCGTGCTGACCGTTTCTGACTGCGATAGATTCGTGCCAGAGTCTTTGGATGTTGAGTCGCTTGACTTTTCTATGACGGTTGCGGAGCCGATCGAGACAGTTGTTTTTTCTTGATCAAGTCCCGTAGACGTTCCGTTGCCTTTCCAACTGGTTAACGATTTGGAGTCAGATACTCGAACGAGGCCGGCGGTTCGTGTGTCCTGGGTATGAGAGGACTTATCAAGTGAGCCGCTAAGGGTATACGTCCCAGCTGTGTCAAGCACGACCGACTCGAAACCGCTTTTCCCAATTTGCGAATCGTCTTTCCAATCGTGTTTAGCGACGTTCTTCCAAACGTTCGTCTCGTCTCTTTTTGACTCGTTTTCAATGTCCGTAGTCGAGTAGAAGTTTGTTTGGATATCTTGGGTGTTTGATTTTCCGTCGGTGGTCGTGTGGCTAACAGTTGTGCCATCGGTTGTCTCATCGAAAACGTCCCAAGCTTTGGTGTGCCCGTCTGAATTCGACTTTGTTTCAACTGTCGTGGCTTTTGACTTCGAATTTGTGACTGAATTGAAGGTTGAGTGGCTCGTCGAGTTTGTGACGGTGCCGGAAGTGCGAGTGTCAACACGCGTAAAATCGGAGGTGGACGTGCTTGTGCTTTTGTCCTTGCCAAAGCGATCGAGTTTGCTGTAATCGTTCGATGTGAAGACTCCGCCGATGGTGGATTGGCTGCCGTTGGCTGATCCAATGTAGAAGGTTTGGCCGTTCGACGTGTCATTGCCGTCCTTCTCAATCGTTTCGGTCACGCCAGACGCAGGAGTTGAGACGCTCGTGCTCTTTCCGTGGGATTTCGTGTCGTACTTTGTGTTTCCGGAGCTCGTGTTGATATAGCTCTCGCCTTTGTCGACATCCCATGAGCCGTCGGTCTGTAGTGTGCCGGTGCTCCAGCCTTTCGTATTCCAGGAAGTGGTGCCGTTGTCGTACTGGTTTTCGCTTACAGTTGCGTACGACGTTTCAGTTGGGGTCGATGATGAGTGCGTTGCTTGGGATTTTGAGTAGCCAGTATGCATGCCGCCGCCGATGGAGCTGAAGCTCATAGAGCTTGCGCCGGTCGTGGTGAATGTTTGCGCGACGCGCGAGTGAGTTCCGCTGGTCAGCTGATCTTGATTGCTGACGCCGGATGAACTGCTCGTGTAGCTGCTTGTCATCGAGGAGACACTACCTGCCTCGCTCTTGTCGTCAATTTTGGTGTTGCTGATGGAGCTGGTGGTCCATGTTGAGTCCGATTCAAGGGTTGTGCCGAAGGTCGCCTTGAAATCGTCATGCTTGTCACCAAAGCGACGGTCGCCAACCGATGTTCGAACCAATGTGGTGGTGGTGAGCGAAGGAGAGCTTCCCGTTGTCTTTGATACAGCATCAAGCCCGACGATTGCCTTGTCTATTGTCTGCACCCATTCAGTGCGAGCCACAGTGATGTCGTCGGTGCGTTCGAAACGGTAGTCGGCCAAGCTTTCGCCATCGACTACAGAGTATTCGTCAATATGCCGTTCGCCATCCAACGAGAAATCTGTCTGAACAAACGCGGCGTCTGTGATGCTGTTGTCCAGGAATTTATTCTCGGTAACTCCACCAGTTGCCGTTGAGCGTGTGTAGATTTCGGAGTCGACGTCTGTGTCGTAGAGGTCGATGTCGAGGTCGTAGTAGAAGTCCTCGTCGAATGTCGTAGTTCCATCTACATCGATGCGGTCAATATCCGAATCGTATTCCCAGTTGAGGTAACTGTCGTCCGTCGTCTGGATTGTCTCCGTACCGCCCCAGATCGGCGTGGTCGTCGTTGTCCAGATTAGTGAGTCAACATAGCCGTCTAGGTCATAGTCGTAATCTTCATCCTTTGTGACGGCATCGAAAGCGTCAACTATGCGCGTACCATTAACGGAAAGTCGGAAGTTGTCTTCCTGTTCTTCGTCGCCGTTGCGGTGTTCTGTGCCGCTTCCAAAGCCGTTGGTGAAGGTGTCGCTGAACGCCCAGTCCAGCTCAGAAAATGCTTCTCGGGTTTCCAGTAAATGGTAAGTGGCGTTGTCGAGTGAGACATCGCCGTTTGCGGTAAATTGGTATCGATATTCACCCGAGATATCAGACTGGTTTGTGGTGCCATCCGCGTCCGTCCATGCAGCCGATCCATCATAGCTATATACGAACAGCTCGCTGTAGGTCCAAGTGTCTACCGTCGGGTAGTCAACATCTATGACCCAGGTCCAGTGGTCGTCGATTTGATAGGATTGGCCATTGGCGGAAATGGTGACAACTGAGTTGTCTGGGTCCGCTAAGTTCTGGTCCGTAGCGTTGAGGTGCGGCTGGAAACGACGGTTCGCACTGAATGACTCTCTGGCAAAGCCATCCAGTGCGACGATTGGTTCGTAACCACCTTCGAAAGTGGACTCTTGCGCTTGGTCCGTCGTTTCGATTGTTGGTCTCAAACTCCCGACTATCCCCATCGGGATACCTTCCGCATCCATCACCTTCCGCTCTTCAAGCCGTTCACCGACGACCCGAGCGGCTGGTCGCTTTTGCTTGACTTCGCGATAGGTCAAGCGGAAACCGAGTTTTGCCAGAACCAAACGCCACGACGATGGAGTTGATTTCATTATTGACCATTTCGAAGATTGGACAGGAAAGCCGGCGCAAAGCCCCGTAACTAGCTGGACGGGGAGCGTACCACCCTTAGATTTGAGCGGCAAATGTATTTTGCGGCAAAATCCAAAGTCTTTTTCGCGCTGTCGCTTTCTATTTGTCCAGCCTTGCCTAGTTTTCCAGGGTGCCTGTGCAGGCGTGCAGGCGAGGCGGCGGTTTGGCGGCAATGCGTCTCGCTCTTCTGGGTCACGTCTAAACGAAGATCGTCTGCCTCTAGCTTTCGATCAGCAGTGCCATTTTTGAAAATTTGCTCAGTGAGTCTCTTACGACCTCGTCTGCGATGGCGCGGCAGATATCTGCGTCGGTCACAGGTTCTCCGTTCTGGTGAGCGATCAGCAGTCCCTGGTCCATGAGTTCACAGACCTCGGTGACGAGGTGCTCGACGGTGATTGTGCCGTCAAGCTTTAGAAGCAATCGCTTTTCGATGTCCGACAGATTGACAGTCTCATGTCGCAAGTTTGTTACAAATCCTATTTGCCCAGCCATCGTCCGTGCTAAGTCTGTTGCTCGCGGCTGCTCAGGAGGGGTTGGCGAATACTGTGCAGGCTCGATTGATAGTTCTACGTGGCCTGTGGCATAGCAGCGCAATAGTGATTTGCCAAGCCGGTCGGCTTCTGAGCTGGAGCCGGTCGTATCGACAATTGAAGCCTGCTCGGCGATCAGTGATCTCGCAATCGCTACCAGTCGTCCAAACGAAATGTAGTTTGGCCAGATTGTTCCTAGGTGCGCCAGTGCCGCCTTGACGATAGGGTCAGTGGTTTTTGTGACTGATGCCCCCGACTCGAACGTTGCCGGGCTGTTGTCGCTCAGGCTGCGAATGGGCTCGGCAGGCTTTGTGTTCGAGCAAATGTGGAGCTCGCGAAGACGAGCTGGAGAAAGACCTCTGTCGATGGACACGCTATCCCTGCAGACAAGGGTTTGGCGAAACATGCGGTTGCGGACAAAGTCCATGTATTGTTCTTTTTCAACAATGTTTTCAGACAAATTGTTCAGCATGGATGCGACGCTCGGTGAAAAATTCTCGATTGCCATAACCGAGAAGTCCGCTTCGCCTAAGTACTGCAGCCCGGCCTTCTCTATTCGTTCGGCAAATTCTGAGAAGTAGATTGGCTCATTCACCTCCTCAAGATGCTCGTGGA
Coding sequences within it:
- a CDS encoding methyltransferase regulatory domain-containing protein, with protein sequence MQPLEQTDAPAPETATPYDRVPYKSFPFRQSHPERLATIAKLYGIESPSIASCRVLEIGCASGGNLLPMADRFRNSEFVGIDLSNAQISAGQKIAKEANLSNARLVHCDVRSIPSDLKDFDYIIAHGVFSWIPNDAQTALLETCGQLLTPLGIGYISYNTFPGWRMRGMIRDIMSYHTRKPGKPEDQVRKARALLNFLAESVPVDGNPYGMLLNTELEQLQDKEDYYLIHEHLEEVNEPIYFSEFAERIEKAGLQYLGEADFSVMAIENFSPSVASMLNNLSENIVEKEQYMDFVRNRMFRQTLVCRDSVSIDRGLSPARLRELHICSNTKPAEPIRSLSDNSPATFESGASVTKTTDPIVKAALAHLGTIWPNYISFGRLVAIARSLIAEQASIVDTTGSSSEADRLGKSLLRCYATGHVELSIEPAQYSPTPPEQPRATDLARTMAGQIGFVTNLRHETVNLSDIEKRLLLKLDGTITVEHLVTEVCELMDQGLLIAHQNGEPVTDADICRAIADEVVRDSLSKFSKMALLIES